In Candidatus Electrothrix scaldis, the genomic window GCTTATGGCAATCTTGGCCTTGTATATAAGAAACGGGGCGAGCTGGACAAAGCGGAGAAAGTATACCGGAAAAGTCTTGAGATCAGCGAAGCATTAGGATTAAAGGAAGCCTCCTCGAATCAGTATGGCAATCTGGGCAATATATATCGTACTCGTGGGGAGCTTGATAAGGCTGAGGAGATGTATAGGAAAGCACTTGCACTTCACGATGCCCTGGGCAATATGGAAGGGATGACAGCGGATTACGCCAATATGGGCCTTCTATATGAAAAACATGGTGAGCTTAATAAAGCTGAGGAGCTACACAGGAAAGCACTTGCGCTTGATGAATCCTTGGGCAGCAAGGAAGGCATGGCAGGAGATTACACCAATTTGGGTAATATATATTTGATATACGGCGAGCTGAATAAGGCGGAAGAGATGCATAGGAAAGCACTTATACTTCACGAGTCATTAGGTTGCAGGGAAGGCATGGCAGCTAATTACAGTAATATTGGTAATGTATTTAATACACGTGGTGAGATAGGTAAGGCCGAAGAAATGTACAGAAAGAGCCTTGAGATTGGTGAAGCCTTGGGCAGCAAAGAAGGCATAGCAAATGTTTACGGAAATCTGGGTGGTGTCTACAAGACACGGGGCGAACTGGACAAGGCGGAAGATATGTGGAAGCAAAGTTTGAGTCTGTATCAAGCAATGGCGCACCCAAATGCGGAGATGATTCAACAATTGCTGGATGAGCTATCCGAAGCCCGCAATACCTCCACCCAATAACCGCAGGCCACCCGGCCTTTCCTCCCTTCTTCTTCCCCTCCCTCTCCCAAGCAGCCCTACCCGATAGCACAATCAAGCCAAACCCGATAGTTGTATCGAGACAAGCCCGTTACTCGAATTGAGACAAGTACATTACTCGAATCGAGACACACTCGTTACTCGAATCGAGACAAGTACATTACTCAAATCGAGACAAGCTCGTTACTCGAATCGGGATAGGTCGAAGCGCCGCTTCCCTCCTCTTCCCATTGCCTTGTTGCCGCCGCTATGGTACCCTGTTTTCTCCAGCTCCATAGCCCCTCTATTATCAGGAACAACGCAAGGTTCCACAACCTCAGGCACCCATCATCCCACGCATGCACCCACTCCACCCCCTGACCCTCAACCTCCACGGCCAGATCCTCATTGAGGCCAGCGCCGGTACCGGCAAGACCTACACCATCGCCCTCCTCTTTCTCCGCCTGCTCCTGGAACGGGGCCTGAGCGTGGACGAGGTCCTGGTGGTCACCTTTACCAAGGCCGCCACCGAGGAGCTGCGCGGCCGGATTCGCCAGCGTATCCGTGACGCCCTGGATGTGCTGGAAGGCCAGGGACCGGATGATCCCCTGCTCCGGGAGCTGCTGGACAAGGCCACAGCAGCAATTGCCGTGGATCGGGCCAGGATCCTGCTCGGCGATGCCCTGACCCGCATGGACGAGGCCGCCATCTACACCATCCACGGCTTCTGTCAGCGCATGCTCCAGGACCATGCCTTTGAGTCGGGAGCCCCCTTTGCAATGGAGTTCCTGGAGAGCGAACAGCTCCTGCGCAAACGAATCATGGAGGATTTCTGGCGCAAGCGCTTCTACCCTGCCTCTGAGGCAGAGGCGGCCTGGGTGGCCTCGCTCTGGCAGACCCCGGATGAGCTACTCGCCGGGCTGGGAGGTCATCTGGGACGGCAGGACCTGGAGTGTATCCCGGCGGTTACTGAGGAGGCGGTGGCAGAGCAGGCAGAATCTCTGGCCGCGCTCTTCAGCAGGGTGCAGGAGCAATGGCAGGCAGATGGGGAGGCTATTGCTGAGCTCTTACGAGAGAATAAGCGCCTTTCTCGCGATAAGAGCAAGGGATACGGTCAGCCCCGCCTGGATGATGCCTTGGAGGCGTTGAGTATATTCCTTGCTGCCGAGCAGATGCCTTGGCTGATGCAGGCCGAGCTGGAGCTGTTCACGCACAGTAAGATCCAATCCTCTGTAAAGAAGACGGGTAAGGCGGAACCGCCCGAGCATCCCTTCTTTGCCCTGTTTGAGGAGTTCTATCAGGCCCATCAACAGCTCAGTAAGGCTCGACGCATCCTTGTCCTGCGCCAAGCCAGAACCTGGTTGGAGAATGAGCTGGCCCGGCGTAAGCAGGCCCAGGACCAACTCTCTTTTGATGACCTCCTCACCCGGCTGGAGGCAGCCCTGCAAGGCAAAGGGGGACAGCGGCTAGCCGGTCGCATCAGCAAGCGTTTCCCAATCATTATGGTGGATGAATTTCAGGATACCGATCCCCTCCAGTACCGGATTTTTGCGGCAGTCCATCGGGCTACGGAAGGCATTGCAGGGCCAGATATAGAGACAGGCGCACTGACAGAGCAAAAACGCCCCGGCCTCTTCCTCATCGGTGATCCCAAGCAGGCCATCTACAGCTTTCGCGGGGCAGATATCTTTACCTATATCCAGGCCCGGCAGGACACTTTGCCGGAGAACCGCCTGACCATGACCACCAATTACCGCTCTGCTACCCCAATGGTTGCAGCGGTTAATCGCCTGTTCCAGCATGAGACACCCTTTCTCTTTACCAAGGACGAGATTGATTTCCCGGAGGTAGAGGCAGCAGGGTTGGCAGATAAGAAGCCTCTTCTTCTGGAGGCGATCAGTAGGGGCGAATCCCCGTGTTCGCCCTCCCAGGGCGGGCAGACACACAGGTCTGCCCCTACAACATCTCCTGCCCCTCTGACCTGCCTCCTCCTACCGCAAGATGATAAGGGCAAGGCCTTATCCAAGGGTGCTGCCGAGGAGCTGGCTGCCCGTTTCTGCGCCCACGAGATCGCGGATCTGCTGGTAGCGGGCCAGGGCGGTACAGCCCGATTCGGGGAACAGTCCCTGAGTGCCGGTGATATTGCCGTCCTGGTGCGGACCCATGCTGAGGCGGATCTTGTCCGTAAGGAGCTGAGCGCCCTGTCCATCACCTCGGTCTCCTTTAGCCAGCAATCGGTCTTTGCCGGTAAGGAGGCCAGGCAGCTGCTCACCGTCATGACGGCCCTGAATGATCTCTCCGATGCAGCCCTGGTACGCACCGCCCTGGTCACCGAGCTGTTTGGTTATACTGCAGAACGCCTGGATCGATTCCACAATGATGAGCAGGAGTGGGAAGAGGTCATGCAGGGCATGATTGAGTATCGCCGGGTCTGGCAGCAACAGGGCGTAATTCCCATGCTGCAAAAGCTCCTCAAGAAGCAACAGACGGTCAGCCGCCTCCATGCCGCCCCCACTGGGGAGAGGATGCTGACCAACTTCCTCCATCTTGCCGAGCTCCTTCAGGCCGAGTCCCGCCATCGTAGCGGAGCACATGGGGCCAATGCCCTGCTGCGTTGGTTCAGCGACCAGATCCATGCCCCGGAACAGCACGCAGAAAACCAGCAGCTTCGCCTGGAAAGTGATGAAAACCTGGTCAAGATTGTGACCATCCATAAGTCTAAAGGCATGGAGTACCCGGTGGTCTTTCTTCCCTTCCTCTGGGCAGCCCGTCCCTGTTCGCGCGAGCGGCCCTTGGCCTTTCATCGGCCTGACCAACCTGATCAACTCTGCCTGGACCTGGGCAGCGGTGAAGATGAGCATTTTGCTCTGGCAGAAAAGGAGCGACTGGCCGAGGATTTGCGTCTACTCTATGTGGCAGTGACTCGGGCTCGGGCCTGTTGTTTCTTCTGTTGGGGCCGGGTCAGTAAGATGGAGGACTCTGCCCTCTGCTATCTGCTCCACGGGGGCCTGCCAGATGCTGAGCAGCTCCTCCCTGAACTGGAACGCCTGAATGAGGACAACGATCTGCTGGCTTTGAAGCCCTTTCCTGAGCGTTTTCTGCCTGCAAAGCTGAATGCAATAGACAATGAGACCCAGCTGGTTAGTGCATCCTTTACCGGTCAGATTGATACCCGTTGGCAGCTCACCAGTTACTCCGGCCTCATTGCCTCTGTTCATGACGCACCTGAAGTTGTCCGGCCCGAGCCGGAACGCCCTGATTATGATGAGGCCACGGTCAATGACGCGGTCAAGGAGAGCGGATTGTTAGACTCCCCGGTTCAGGATGCCTTTACCTTTCCCAAGGGCGCTGCGGCGGGCACCTGTCTCCATGCCATTCTGGAACAGATCAGCTTTACCGATCCTCGTACGCATGAAGCGGTGGTGACAGTGGAACTGGCCCGGGCCGGTTTTGACCGAAGCTGGGTTCTTGTGGTGGCTGAGTGGATGGGAGATGTGCTTCAGACCCCCTTCGCGGTGGGCGAGGAAGGAGAATTCTCCTCGCTCTCTACTCTTGAGGAGCAGGACAGAGTCAATGAGATGGCCTTTTACTTTCCTCTTTCCGGGATGCGCTTAGGCCGCTTCAATCAGGTCCTGGAGGCGTTTTCCTACCCGCCTCTGCCTAACCAGCACGAGGTCCTGGAAGGCCTGATGGTGGGTTTTATCGATCTGGTCTTCTCGGTTGCTGGCCGCTATTATCTGGCAGATTATAAGTCCAATTATCTTGGTGACCAGCCTGCTGATTACCAGCAGGCACAGCTCCAGCAAGCCATGCTTGAGCACCGCTATGATCTGCAATATCTCCTCTACACCCTGGCCCTGCATCGCTTTCTCCGAGGGCGGATCAAAGGATATACCTATGACCAGCATTTCGGTGGGGCCGTGTACTTCTTTCTCCGTGGGATGCACCCAGAGTATGCACCGGGCACCGGTATCTTTGCTGCCCGTCCTCCCTTGGCGCTCATTGAGGCCCTGGATCAGGTTATGGGGCAGATGGAAAAGGGGACTGGAAAAGTGGAAAAGGGGACTGGAAAAGGGGACAGATTTATTTCTTGAGGCGGTCACATAGCTTGCCTTTTAAATTGACAAAAATAAATCCGTCCCCTTTTCCGAGACGCCACTTAAGGAGCAGACGGTTGAGATAGGTGAATGGAGCCCGAGCAACCTTTACTCTTCCTTTAAGCGTAGCTTCCGGGGCAAAGAGCAGGTCGAGCAGATGCACGATCTGCATCCGGGATTTGAGGAAATCCACACAGCCTGCACAATAGGTGACCGCAAGAGGCACAACGACCTGTTCTTCCACCTCCTTTCTACGCAGATCACCCCAGTGTCGGGCAAGATCTTTGCGGAGAAAGGGCACGGCCCCGCCCTCCCCACAGCACAGCGTCTTCCCCCCATGATGGGGCATGTCCTCCACCTTTAAGCCCGCCAACCCGAGAAGCTTCCGTACCGCAGCATGGACCTGGGAATCCTGCCGTGTTGTGCAGGGATCATGCACCGTGATGTTTTCGAGCCCGGCCTTCCCTATACACTGGTGCGTATACTCCTCAGGTAAGGGCTGTTCAGCAAGAACACTGTACACATACTCTGTGTGCAACGGGGAGCCGTATTGTTTAAAAACCGCATGGCAGCTGGGGCAGAGCACCAGGACCCGACGTACTCCCTGGGCCATGAGAGCCTGCCGCAGTTCTCCGAATCTGCTATGAAAAAAATCCCTTCGCCCAAGATCATGGGAGGGCTTGGTGCAACAGCCTAAGACCATCCCCAGGGTGGGAATGCTTTGGCGCAGGTGTGCAAAGAGCTCCAAAAGATGGGTCGGGCGCGTTCCAGCAAAGGCACAGCCGGGAAAGAGCACGGTATCGCACCGTTCATCACAATTTTTCGGCAGAGCAAAGCAGGAAAACAGGGACGAGGAGCCACGCTGTTCGTAAGCAAGGATGCGCTTATGTTCTGAAAAGGGAGCCACCCCGCTTGCCACCACCTGCTGACGCATTTCGAGAAACATGGCTTGTGGGTCAAGGCCAATCTTGGGTGGACAGACCGCTGTGCAGAGGCCGCAGAGGTTACAGGCAAAGGGGAGCTGCTGGCCAGCTTTGCTGTCTGGTCGCCAGGAAGAGGCTATGGCCTTGGGCGTACCATACTCCTGTAAGAAACTGCATTCCCGAACACAGAGACCGCATTCGATGCAGTTCTCTGCATCGGGAAAGGGGACGGATTTATTTTTCATCAAACTGTAAGCTGATCTGGGCTTCTGTATCAAAAATAAATCCGTCCCCTTTCCCCTTAGTCCCCTTTCCCCTTAAGAAGGTATATTCTTGATGTCAACAATGGGGGTTTCGTGGAGAATATCCAGGCCGGAAACCTCGATTCGGCAGCCGTCTACGGCCAGGACCTTGAGCTCGGAAATGGCAATGGGGTTAGGGCGCATGGGGCTACGGGTGGCGAATACACCACGCAGTCCTTTGGATTTATCTCCCCGTGGATAAACCTGGAGGGCATTGCGGTCCGCCTGATGGAACCAGCAGAGAACAACGATGGTCTGCCCTGCGGCGATTCCCTTCAGGCCGTCCTGGTACTGGGGATAGATCTCCAGGGTCCCGGTGCGACCTGACTCAGCGTGGAATTTCGGCGCGTCCTTGAGGTTGTGGATATCGCTGTGGACCTTGCCGATGAAATGGAGTTCTGGGAGGTGCATGGGATTGAGTGGTCTATGTTTTGCGGGAGAGTTAACAGTGCTGAAAAAGAATATTAACAATACAAATCAAAATGTTGTATTTCAAGTCAGTAGAAAAAATCATGTCGTTCCGTTGACCCTCCTATTCATTCGTTTCAGTTCCCTGATTCATCAGCTCAATATACGTTGTATAGCTGTACAATCGATTACGTTGCAATCCACTGATCTCCGACACCACATTGAGTTGCTCCAGGCGTAGCAGGACAGTGTTGACCGTTGCCGGTGAAAGACCGGATTTCTCCGCTATTAGTCCCGGTGAAACGACAGGTTGCTCCAGGAGAACCTGATGTACCCGTAAAGCAGATCCTGCCGATCTGCCGAGCGAATGTATCCGCTGCCGATCTGTTTCTGCAAGCCGGGCCAGGTTGCGGGCAGTCTCCACAGCCTGGCCAGCTGTTTCGATGACTGCCTCAGCAAAAAAATCCAGCCAGCTTTCCCAATCTCCGGTCAGGCGAACATGATTCAATAAGGTATAGTACTGCTGACGATGGGTTTTGAAATACAGACTCAGGTAAAGTAGGGGCTCACGCAACACCCCTTCCGAGCAAAGCAGGAGAGTGATTAACAGACGGCCTAACCTACCGTTGCCGTCTAAGAAGGGATGAATGGTCTCAAACTGAACATGAGCCAGAGCCGCTTTGACTAAAACTGGTGTTCTTTCAGGCTGATCATGAAGAAAATGCTCTAAAGCACCCATGCATTCCATAAGTCGATCAGCTGGAGGCGGAACAAAATGAGCATTACCGGGCCTGCTCCCGCCGATCCAGTTCTGACTCTTTCTGAACTCTCCCGGTGTCTGTCGACTTCCCCGACCTTTAGCCAGCAGAACAGCATGCATCTCCTTGAGCAAGCGCAATGAGAGCGGGAATCCGTCTTTCAGCCTGAGCAAACCGTGCTGCTGGGCCGCGACATAGTTGCTTACCTCCTGCACATCATCCAGAGGAACACCGGGACGATGACTGACTTCATAAAGGAGAAGATCGGAAAGAGAAGATTGCGTCCCCTCAATCTGAGAGGAAAGCACAGCTTCCTTTCGTACATACATATAGAGGAACAGGCCGGTATCTGGCAGAAGAACGGAAACAGCATCCAGGCGTCCTAATGAAACAAGAGCGCGATCAAATTTCTCCCGTAATGCCGAATCCCAAGCCAGAGGAGGCTCCGGCGGCAAAGGAGCCGGAATAAAGGCACGGACTGATTCTCCTACCGTACTTACGGTACTGTAACTTCCTTGTAGGTCGCGTTGCATAGCGTTTAAAAAACTTGGCGACTCCTTGGAGTCGTCTCTCTTCCCTTGTTGTCTTTCCCCGAAGGGAAGGGCGGCGTTATTTTACTTTTTAAAATAAAGAAGGCTGTTATTTTAAGTTTAGCCTTATTTTAAAATAACGAACTTTGAACGGCGAAGCTACAGTTTTTTGAGTTGAGGCAATTCAGCTTGGGAATTGAAGTCTTGGGAGAGATGGTCGGTCGATAATGTTGCCCATTACGCCTGCATCGTAGGGGCGAATCCCTGTATCCGCCCTTGTTCGACACATTCCTTTTTATAGGTACCAGCTACTGGATGCATGGAGGCGTTCGCAGTTAACGAGCCGAATCATTTGCCTTTTGCAATCACTTGGTCGAAATTGACAAGGCCTCTATCGTTTATCTTGCCAATAATGATCTCCCAGGCATTAGAAGGCAGATGGGCAACGTTTTTCATTGCCGTGCTGAAGAAGGGAGCAGATTTAGGAAGATCCATATATTTAGCCGGATCCGTATTTACCAGCTTAACTAATTCTGGCATATAGCATTGCAAGTCACTTTGATCGCTGTTTGTTAGCCCGTCCCAGTCATCAATGCTTATGTAGAGAATCACGGATGGAGTTTTGGTTCCATATCCTGTGATAATTGGCCCAATATCTCGAAGAGAAGAAAGCTGCATATACACCATCTTTCCACTCACGGAGCAATCAGCAGCAAACAGGTTCTCACAGTTCAAGCTGAGTATCACTAACAGCAGGACAACAAAACGCTTAAGCATTTACGCTTCTCCTCGGAATCATTTATTTGGATGCCGCCGTATTTTAACGGCAGCATCCTGAAAAATAACTAGGACTTAACTACAAGCCTGCTCCATGGCAACGGCCACCGCAACCGAGGCCCCGACCATCGGGTTATTCCCCATGCCGATGAAACCCATCATTTCCACATGGGCCGGAACCGATGAGGACCCAGCAAACTGGGCATCGCAATGCATTCTGCCCATTGTGTCGGTCATACCGTAAGAAGCCGGTCCCGCAGCCATGTTATCCGGGTGCAGAGTACGCCCGGTACCACCGCCTGAGGCAACAGAGAAATACTTTCTGCCCTGCTCTAAGCATTCCTTTTTATAGGTACCGGCGACCGGATGCTGGAAGCGGGTCGGGTTGGTGGAGTTCCCGGTGATGGAGACATCAACCCCCTCATGGTGGTTAATCGCCACACCTTCACGTACATCATCCGCACCGAAACAGCGCACCTTGGAACGAGGTCCATCAGAGAAAGGCTTTTCGGAAACAATATTCAGAGTACCGCTGGCATAATCAAACTGGGTCCGCACATAGGTAAAGCCGTTGATTCGGGAGATGATGTAGGCTGCATCCTTGCCCAAACCGTTGAGGATAACCCGCAGGGGTTCAGTGCGAACCCGGTTGGCAGATTTTGCAAGACCGATAGCACCTTCTGCGGCAGCAAAGGACTCGTGGCCAGCCAGAAAGGCAAAGCAGCGGGTGTTTTCGTTGAGCAGCATGGCGGCCAGGTTACCGTGCCCGATACCTACCTTGCGGTTTTCCGCAACCGAGCCAGGAATACAGAAGGCCTGGAGGCCGATACCCAGGGTTGCGGCGATATCTACCGCTTTGGTCTGGCCCTTCTTCAGGGCCACAGCCGCGCCAGCAATATAGGCCCAGCAGGCATTTTCAAAACAGATGGGCTGGACCTCTTTGACGATGGAGTACACATCCAGGCCAGCGTCTTTGCTCATCTGTTGGGCTTCTTCAAGACTCGCAATACCGTGCTCGGCCAGAGCCGCATTGATCTTGTCAATTCTTCGTTCGTATCCTTCAAATAAGGCCATGATCTCTACTCCTGCCGAGGGTCAATAGTTTTCACGGCATCGGCAAACCTGCCGTAGGTGCCGGTTGCCTCTTCCATCGCCGTTGCCGGATCAACCCCTTTTTTGATGGCGTCCAGCATCGGTCCCATCTTGACGAACTTATAACCGATGATCTCGTCATCCTTGTCCAGGCCCAGCTCCACCACGTAGCCCTCTGCCACCTCCAGGTAACGGGGGCCCTTGAGCTTGGTGCCGTAGGTGGTTCCAGTGACGGAACGCAGGCCCTTGCCCAGGTCCTCCAGACCAGCGCCGATGGGCAATCCGCCCTCAGAGAATGCTGACTGACTGCGACCATAGCTGATCTGCTTAAACAGCTCACGCATGGCCACGTTGATCGCGTCACAGACCAGATCGGTGTTCAGGGCCTCCAGGATGGTCTTACCGGGCAGGATCTCTGAGGCCATAGCCGCAGAATGGGTCATACCGGTGCAACCGATGGTCTCAATCAGGGCTTCTTCGATGATTCCTTCTTTGATGTTGAGGGTCAGCTTGCAGGCTCCCTGATGGGGGGCACACCAGCCAACACCGTGGGTAAGTCCGCTAATATCTCCAATCTGACGCACTTGATTCCACTGTCCCTCCTGGGGGATGGGCGCAGGCCCGTGGTTTGTCCCCTGGACAACGCAGTGCATCTCCTTTACTTCAGAAGAGTAGTTCATAGTGGGGTCTCCATTGTAATAAACATCCCCGCCCCTTGGGCCGGGGGATTGATAAAAAATTGTTCCGCTGTACTCCGCAGGTTGCGGGGTATTTGACCCTGAGTTGAGCAATGAATAATAATCGGGAATGCATGATACTATACCCAGGCAAAAATACCATGACAAAAATGCAGGAAGATGTACAGCAAAAGGCGTGGAAGATCCTTTTCGTTCTTCCTTGTCAGCAGGAGATGAAAGAGCTCTTGCATTTATTTTTCCCTATGGTACTTGTGTATCCCATACCTCAAATCTCGCCAAGAATAAGACCTTATGCTCCTCCCTCCCATACGCCAGCAGGGCATCCTTATCCGACGCTATAAACGCTTTCTTGCTGATATTGCCCTTGCCGACGGCACTGAATTGACTGTACATTGTCCCAACTCCGGTGCCATGCGTGGCTGCTCTGCCCCTGAAAGTCCGGTGGTGATCTCCAAGTCGGATAATCCCAAGCGGAAATACGCCTGGACCCTGGAGATGGTGCAGGAAGACGGGGTCTGGATCGGGGTGAATACCGGCATGACCAATAAGCTGGTCCATGAGGCCCTGGACAACGGGGTGATTGCTGCCTTTGGCCCCATCCAATCGGTGCAACCCGAGGTCAAGGTCTCGGACAAGAGCCGCCTGGATTTTCTCCTCCAAACAGAGGGCGGTCCGGTGTATGTTGAGGTGAAGAACTGTTCCTTGGTGGAGGATGACAAGGCCATGTTTCCGGATGCGGTCACAGCAAGAGGCACCAAGCATCTCCATGAGCTGAGCCAGCTACTTGATCCAGAGAACCAGAAAACACGGGCAGCGGTGCTGTTCTGTGTCCAGCGGGCAGATGGTCATTGCTTTGCCCCGGCCCGCCATATTGACCCAGTCTACGCAGAAACCTTGGCTGAGGTGCATAAGCAGGGCGTGCAAGTCCTGGCCTACCGGGCAGAGGTCACACCGGAGGAGGTCCGCATCGTCTCGGCAATGGAACTCTGCCTGGAAGCGCAGTAAGAAGAAAAGAAAGGAACACAAATAACTCCCCCCGCCCCGTGGGGCGGGTATGAATAACAAAATGAACACACAACGAAAAAAGGCAGTTATTCTCCTCAGCGGCGGCCTGGACTCCACAACGGTCCTGGCCATTGCTCGCTCCAGGGGCTTTCAATGCCATTGCCTCAGCTTTCGCTACGGGCAAAAGCAGGATATTGAGTTACAGCGGGCAGCAGCCATTGCCCAGCACATGGAGGCGGCAGAGCATCTGGTCCTGCGCCTGGACTTAGGAATGATTGGTGGCTCTGCCCTGACCTCGGATATTGCCGTGCCTAAGGACCGCCAGCTCCAGGAGATCGAAAAGGATATCCCGGTGACCTATGTCCCGGCCCGCAATATCATCTTCCTCTCCCATGCCCTGGCCTGGGCCGAGGTCATCGGAGCCACGGATATCTTTCTTGGCATCAATGCGGTGGACTATAGCGGCTACCCTGATTGCCGACCTGAGTTCCTCAAGTCCTTTGAGCGGACCGCCAACCTGGGCACCAAGGAAGGCAGCACCGGCCACCCCTTCAAGCTCCATGCCCCTCTGATTGAGCTGAGCAAGAAGGAGATCATCGAGGTGGGCACTCAGCTGGGGGTGGATTACTCCAAGACCCATAGCTGCTATGATCCGGTGGACGGCCTTGCCTGCGGGCATTGCGATGCCTGTATCCTGCGGCTGCGCGGCTTTGCCGAGGCCGGGCTGGAAGATCCGGCGCCGTATGCTGAATAGATTCGTCCAGATCTTAAAGAAGGGGACTATCTTCTGCCGTTCCTCCGAGGTGCGGCAGGGAAAAACTTACTATCACAACAGCCACTCTTATCATTTTCATTTCTTGACAGCTAGTTGATCGACTCGGCACGTTGCATTTTGATAATCATAATGACTCCCAAAAGTCCAAAACCGATTAAGATAACTCCAGAAAACAAACCATCCCACTTAATACCTATGCTCACCTAAAACGTATCCCCTTCTCCATCTTCTGCATATGTATTGATCTGTGCTGCCACTTTCTCTTTCGGCCCAGCATTTGACGTGTAAACAGCGCTCAGCGGTATACTCCCTCCTTGCCGACGAATCAACTGCACGCAGTATCCGCATTTTTCATTATTACAACTTTCGTCTTCTTCACACAGTCAAGCTGGAAAGGTTCAATCTGTGTACATTGCAATATCGTTATCTGCCCACTGAAAAATAGCATAGCCAAACCACTAAGTGTGCAGGCCAAAAAGAAACACCTGAATCCGTGACGCTATAAGTCACACTTTCCCTTCTGAGGGGCCAAAGCTTTTTTTGCCGGGACGGAGGAGCAAAATAACCACGCAGTAGCTAACTTCGGTGGATTTCCGCCGTTAGTTCTTTGAAAAAACGATAAATGTTCAGAAAAGAGACGCACCTCTCTTGTTGTGTGCAAGTGAACTGTCTCCCGGCTTGCCGTCAGAACACGCCTGACAGCCTGTTATACAGTCCGACATAGGACGGATATACGGGACAATGGCAGCTGAAGCGCAATTTGATCCGGTTTCCGGTTTTAATCATACGGGCAGCAACATAAATCAGCTCCTGCAGAACCGTTTTTAT contains:
- the queC gene encoding 7-cyano-7-deazaguanine synthase QueC translates to MNTQRKKAVILLSGGLDSTTVLAIARSRGFQCHCLSFRYGQKQDIELQRAAAIAQHMEAAEHLVLRLDLGMIGGSALTSDIAVPKDRQLQEIEKDIPVTYVPARNIIFLSHALAWAEVIGATDIFLGINAVDYSGYPDCRPEFLKSFERTANLGTKEGSTGHPFKLHAPLIELSKKEIIEVGTQLGVDYSKTHSCYDPVDGLACGHCDACILRLRGFAEAGLEDPAPYAE